One window of Banduia mediterranea genomic DNA carries:
- the sctU gene encoding type III secretion system export apparatus subunit SctU encodes MGKPKGGDQTEKPTPKRLKDARKEGEVHRSQELTNTLLLMLWLAMAPLLAGWVYQHLADAFEASFIGVGQHRPADLLNTLQLDLMLLMRAVLPLLIFASVVGIAADFLQVGPLFALKRLVPKMERINPVDGMKRMFSQENLVEVFKSVFKSAALLGIGVLVLRAMLPPILSLPDASPPDILHAWWRSLMWIGIWVVFVFFFVSVLDANYQRFVFIKNLMMSRRDIRDEVKNTEGDPMVKGRRRELHHEWSQQNMLASVRKSNVVVVNPTHVAVALSYEPGETDLPVVSAKGEGYEARLIREAAEQAGVPVLQNIDLARGLHANVAVDEYISADFFEAVAEILRWAESMRGLR; translated from the coding sequence ATGGGCAAGCCCAAAGGCGGCGATCAGACCGAAAAGCCGACCCCGAAACGGCTCAAGGACGCACGCAAGGAAGGCGAGGTCCATCGCAGCCAGGAGCTTACCAATACGCTGCTGCTGATGTTGTGGCTGGCGATGGCGCCGCTGCTGGCCGGCTGGGTCTACCAGCATCTGGCGGACGCCTTCGAAGCCAGCTTCATCGGTGTTGGCCAGCATCGCCCGGCCGATCTGCTGAATACCCTGCAACTCGATCTCATGCTGTTGATGCGGGCGGTGTTGCCGCTGCTGATATTCGCCAGCGTGGTCGGCATCGCCGCCGACTTTCTGCAGGTTGGCCCGCTGTTTGCGCTCAAGCGTCTGGTGCCGAAGATGGAGCGCATCAATCCGGTGGACGGCATGAAGCGCATGTTCTCGCAGGAGAACCTGGTCGAGGTCTTCAAATCGGTCTTCAAGAGCGCGGCCTTGCTCGGTATCGGCGTGCTGGTGCTGCGTGCGATGCTGCCGCCGATCCTGTCGCTGCCGGACGCGAGCCCGCCGGACATCCTGCACGCCTGGTGGCGCTCGCTGATGTGGATCGGCATCTGGGTGGTGTTCGTGTTCTTCTTCGTCTCGGTGCTGGACGCGAACTATCAGCGCTTCGTGTTCATCAAGAACCTGATGATGAGCCGCCGCGACATTCGCGACGAAGTCAAGAACACCGAGGGCGATCCTATGGTCAAGGGCCGTCGCCGCGAGCTGCATCACGAGTGGTCTCAGCAGAACATGCTGGCGTCGGTGCGAAAATCCAATGTGGTGGTGGTCAACCCCACCCATGTTGCGGTGGCCCTGAGCTACGAGCCGGGCGAAACGGATCTGCCGGTGGTCAGCGCCAAGGGCGAGGGCTACGAGGCCCGCCTGATTCGCGAGGCCGCCGAGCAGGCCGGCGTACCGGTGTTGCAGAACATCGATCTGGCACGTGGGCTGCACGCCAATGTGGCGGTCGACGAATACATCTCTGCCGACTTCTTCGAAGCGGTCGCGGAAATCCTGCGCTGGGCGGAGTCGATGCGCGGCTTGCGCTGA
- a CDS encoding GNAT family N-acetyltransferase: MGADAVTSSAGAGGVLEWVRDTAFLRSQRLQLSPLRARDAAGLLELDRSDLVGRWLLDDRLQNLLQAHVLVDWMNGFYAQNPGLGVWAARDRQDRFVGIYSLMPVPDTEDVEIGARLLPAHWNGGLAVEMGHQLCRHAFTTLALPRLVSFCDLRHESVPAVLRRLGFRPAGTAKHFGKTALFFEQNKTHWSDHHQS; the protein is encoded by the coding sequence ATGGGGGCAGACGCCGTCACATCATCGGCCGGCGCCGGCGGTGTCCTGGAGTGGGTCAGGGACACCGCTTTTCTGCGTTCGCAGCGTTTGCAGCTGAGTCCGTTGCGTGCGCGCGATGCGGCGGGCCTGCTGGAGCTGGACCGTTCCGATCTGGTCGGTCGCTGGTTGCTGGATGATCGTTTGCAGAACCTTCTGCAGGCACATGTGCTGGTGGACTGGATGAACGGTTTCTATGCGCAGAATCCCGGCTTGGGAGTGTGGGCGGCGCGGGACCGGCAGGACCGGTTCGTCGGAATTTATTCGCTGATGCCGGTGCCGGATACGGAAGACGTGGAGATCGGCGCGCGCCTGCTGCCGGCGCACTGGAATGGCGGCCTGGCGGTGGAAATGGGTCATCAGCTTTGCCGCCACGCGTTCACGACGCTGGCGCTGCCACGGCTGGTGTCCTTCTGCGACCTGCGGCATGAATCGGTTCCGGCTGTGTTGCGCCGGCTCGGTTTCCGGCCGGCGGGCACGGCCAAGCATTTCGGCAAGACCGCTCTGTTTTTCGAGCAGAACAAGACGCACTGGTCCGATCATCACCAGTCCTGA
- a CDS encoding DUF1521 domain-containing protein: MTAMGNMLFGGLSETRFQGAMARTLDTPVGGPSEARVAGALEMLNPSQMSGGERKTLLTMARALSADGDISPSDADALIAAMREFSTNGIGAFSDSWPFSGMDLRQAPGSALFNGMLGELLGNSTGELGSLLRDYRFLSTVDSLLEQTSTTPWMAALDSAFGNADLSRLSGAERMELVGMVATAASDGDISWPEASTIMAALDKSLGNSGPSVHPMPVPAPAQSEWTVSETGNGRATIDLGNYTLDINEHSSEIVLTNKDTGERSRIWGDPHFDTNGDGRTDVDFWGTISLNLEDGTKITIDTTPYARNEAMTLSSKLTITKGDQAIVVDGLDQNSIGDMSITQSDDGRVLDTFTGDGMNLYENSQGEGWMVRDGLWMREVTQTDMNKTKDMGSDFSPIEALQAMSLSFSSGLLMGMLSSMFIDPSR, translated from the coding sequence ATGACTGCAATGGGAAACATGCTGTTCGGGGGGCTCTCCGAAACGCGGTTCCAGGGCGCGATGGCGCGCACACTGGATACGCCGGTCGGCGGCCCCAGCGAGGCGCGCGTGGCTGGCGCGCTGGAAATGCTCAACCCCAGCCAGATGTCCGGCGGTGAGCGCAAGACGCTGTTGACGATGGCGCGTGCCTTGTCGGCAGACGGCGACATCAGCCCCAGTGACGCGGATGCATTGATCGCCGCGATGCGGGAATTTTCCACCAACGGGATCGGTGCCTTCAGCGACAGCTGGCCGTTTTCCGGTATGGATCTGCGTCAGGCCCCGGGTTCGGCGCTGTTCAACGGCATGCTGGGCGAATTGCTCGGCAATTCCACCGGCGAGCTCGGTTCCCTGCTGCGCGACTACCGGTTCCTCAGCACCGTGGATTCGCTGCTCGAACAGACCAGCACCACGCCGTGGATGGCGGCGCTGGACAGCGCCTTCGGCAATGCGGACCTGTCCAGGCTTTCGGGCGCGGAGCGCATGGAGCTGGTCGGCATGGTGGCCACCGCAGCTTCGGACGGCGACATCAGCTGGCCGGAGGCGAGCACCATCATGGCGGCGCTGGACAAGAGCCTCGGCAACAGCGGGCCGTCGGTGCATCCGATGCCGGTCCCGGCACCGGCGCAGAGCGAGTGGACGGTGTCCGAAACCGGTAACGGCCGTGCGACGATCGATCTCGGCAACTACACGCTGGACATCAACGAGCACAGCTCCGAAATCGTGCTGACCAACAAGGACACCGGCGAGCGTTCGCGCATCTGGGGCGACCCGCACTTCGATACGAACGGTGACGGCCGCACCGATGTGGACTTCTGGGGCACGATTTCGCTGAACCTGGAAGACGGCACCAAGATCACGATCGACACCACGCCGTACGCACGCAATGAGGCGATGACGCTCTCCAGCAAGCTGACGATCACCAAGGGCGATCAGGCGATCGTCGTCGACGGACTCGACCAGAACAGCATCGGCGACATGAGCATCACCCAGAGCGACGACGGCCGTGTGCTCGACACCTTCACCGGCGACGGCATGAACCTCTACGAAAACAGCCAGGGCGAGGGCTGGATGGTGCGTGACGGCCTGTGGATGCGCGAAGTGACGCAGACCGACATGAACAAGACCAAGGACATGGGCAGCGACTTCAGCCCGATCGAGGCGCTGCAGGCCATGAGCCTGAGCTTTTCGAGCGGGTTGCTGATGGGCATGCTCAGCTCGATGTTCATCGATCCATCCCGCTGA